The sequence ACAACCAAGCGAAAATCAAAGACTCTGCCAAAGCAAATATCACTAACGACACGGTGCCTGCCCAGTAGTCATATTCATCAAATACGCCTTGCTGAAAGAAGAATACAGTAGGCAAGCCCATGATGAGTGTTACCAAACCAAATGACCAAGCTGCTTTTTCACGGCTCCAATTGAATTCATCACGCATGAAGCCCATCCAAGGAGTACCCATTGCCAGCGACGAGGTGATGCCTGCAAAGAAAAGCAAGCCAAACCACATGACACCTGCCACGGTAGCCAAGAAGGGTCCCCACTGTCCAAAGAGGTAGGGCATCGTTTGGAAAGCCATAGAGAAACCTGCATTTTCAAGCACCCAATCCAAGCCCAGGTAGCCTACAGCAATAGGTATCACGATGGAAGCACCCAAGACGATTTCCACGAAGCCGTTCATAAAACCTGCTGACATAGCATTCAAAGCGATATCATCGCGCGATTTCACATAAGAAGCATAGCACTGGATAGTACCCATGCCTACCGAAAGGGTGAAGAATATTTGCCCAGCGGCTGCCAGCCATACTTTGGGGTCAAGCACCGATTCGAATTTGGGCTCCCACAAGAAATTCAAGCCCAAGTAGGCGTTGCAGTCGGTGCATCCTTCGGGGGCACCAGAATCGCCTAAGGTCAAGCCGCGCACTGCCAAAAAAGCACCAAACAGAAGCAAAAGCGGCATACCTATCTTAGCCACCTTTTCAATCCCCTCACTCAATCCTCTCGAGAGGATATAGGTATTCAGTGCCAAACAGACCAGATAAAAAATAACCGCTTCATAGGGGATACCAGTTGTAGAATAAGTTACATCCACATAGCTGTTAAAGAAAGAGGCTACTTCGATTTGTGTTTTTCCCGAAAAAGTCTGCATGATGGAGTGATACACATAAGCCATTGTCCACGACTCGATATAGCAGTAATATGCCGCCACCCCTATGTTAGTAAAGATGCCAAACACCCCAAAATATTTCCAGAAGTTGCTTTTGGTCATCTTATCCAGAATAAAAGGCGTGGAGTGGTTGCCATAGCGTCCGCCGAAGCGCCCAGTAGCCCACTCTATCCACAGCATGGGAATACCCATCAGCAAAAAGCACACAATATAAGGAATGATGAACGCACCACCGCCGTTTTGCACCGCCTGCATCGGAAAACGCAAGAAGTTGCCCAAACCAACGGCGTTGCCTGCCATGGCAAGAATTAAACCGATACGAGACCCCCAGGATTCTTGTTTATTCAAAGTAGTTGTATTACTCATACACTGATAATTTAAAGCCGTTTTTACTTTTAGCCTCGAAAGATAAGGATGATAGACAACGAAAACAAGATTTTTATTACTTAATCTTAGTGGTTGAAAAATAAAGTGTTTTATTTGCAATTCTTTTCAATGGTTTATTTTCCTGAAAACAAGAGACTTAAATTCTTCCTTATGCAGGAAAAGCGTCCTTTCCGCCTTTTGGCACAGCTTTATCTTCATCAAGAGCAACTGGAGCGCTGTGATACTATGATGCTACGTCGCCTCCTTTTCTCAAAAGAACAGCAACAAAAATATCGGCAACAGGCAGTTCAAATGCAAAATGAATATTTGCGCAGACAAATGAACAGTCTGCTGCAGCTCATAGAAGAAGTAGAACGATGTTGTTTGAAGAATACTTTTTAAACCCCATTTCCAGTAACCGGTTCATATACCATCAAGTAGTCAAAATAGGTCTTTGTTCCTAAACGAAAAGGATGAGTACCTACTGTACGAAATCCTATTTTCTCATAAAAGCGAATGGCACGCCCGTTGTTGCGCCATGTAATTAGCCACAATTGTTTGTAACCTTCCTTCAAAGCGAAAAAAAGGGCTGCTTGCCATAAGCGTATAGCTATGCCCTTTCCCTGCCAATCGGGCGATACGTAGAACTTGTCCAAACATACCTGCCGCGAGTCGAACTTGTTATTGGGAGCAATGCCCTTTCGCAACAACACATAACCGGCTGCCTGCCCACCGGTGTGGGCAATCCACCCTTCATAACGGGAGTCGCTTGCCCACTGCTTAAGTTGCTCCTTGTGAAAATGTCGCTGTATGTACGCCTCAATGTCTGCTTCCGGGAAGGCAGGCACATAAGTAGCCCGGTAAGTATCCACACAAAGGCGCTGCCAACTATGGAGCAGGAGGTCGTCCGTCAGACAGGTTTTTAAAGAAACTACTTCCATCCTAATTCTTTTTTATTTAGTTGCGTCTTGCTGTATCCTACCAAAGCATGGAGCTTGTAGCAGACGGCAGAAAAACACAAGTTTTTTATTCATTCCAAAGGCATATTTTCTAATTTTGCTCGATTGAAAAAAATAAGGACTCAATGCAAATTAAGAGAATGAACGTACAAGCACAATTAGAAAAAGCAATAGGCACGGCTATTCACGAGCTGTTTGATACCGAAGCGGCTGTGAGTCTTCAACCTACGCGTAAAGAGTTCAAAGGAACCTATACCTTTGTTACTTTTCCCCTTACCAAAACTCTGCGACGTAAACCCGAAGAGATAGCCCAAGCCATTGGCGAGTGGCTGCAAAACCACAGTCCGCTCGTACGTGCGTTCAATGTAGTGAAGGGTTTTTTGAACATAGAACTCACCCACGAAGCATTTGTAAACGCCCTGCAGGACTACAGCCAGTGGCTGGCTGACTTTCCCAAGCATACGCGCCACAGCAAACAAGAAAAAGTGGTGGTCGAGTACTCGTCGCCCAACACCAACAAACCCCTTCACTTGGGGCACCTGCGCAACAACTTCCTGGGCTACTCCATGGCTGCCATCCTCGAAGCCACCGGTTATGATGTGCACAAAACACAAATCATCAACGACCGTGGCATACACATATGCAAGTCCATGCTTGCCTATCAACGTTTTGGCAAAGGCGAGACCCCCGAAAGCAGCGGCATCAAAGGCGACCACCTCGTAGGACATTATTATGTGGTATTTGAAAAACACTACCGCGAGCAGGTAAAAGCACTCATGGAGCAAGGCATGAGCCAAGAAGAAGCCGAGAAAGAAGCTCCACTCATGAAAGAGGCACAAGAGATGCTGCGCCAATGGGAAGCCGGCAATCCCCAAGTGCGTGCCCTCTGGCAGAAAATGAACCAGTGGGTACTTGACGGCTTCGAAGAAACCTACCGCAAAATAGGCGTTCGCTTCGACTCGGTTGATTATGAATCGGATACTTACCTACTGGGTAAAGACATCGTAGAAGAGGGGTTGCAGAAGGGCATCTTCTATAAAAAAGAAGACGGCTCAATATGGGTAGACCTCACCGAAGAGGGGTTGGACCACAAACTGCTGCTGCGTGGCGACGGCACCTCCGTCTATATCACCCAAGACCTGGGCACCGCCGAAAAACGCTACCAAGAACACCACATGCAGCGTATGATTTATGTGGTAGGCAACGAGCAAGACTATCACTTCAAAGTACTCTTTTCCATCTTAAAACGACTGGGGCGCCCCTATGCCGACGGGCTCTTCCACCTGTCGTATGGTATGGTGGATTTACCTTCCGGAAAAATGAAATCGCGCGAGGGCACCGTCGTCGATGCCGACGACCTCATAGCCGAAGTCATCGACATCGCCCGCCAAATCACCGAAGAGAAGCTGAAAAACAATGACATGCTCGACAGCTTCTCTCCCGAAGAACTAAATAAACTCTATGAAATCATTGGCTTGGGTGCACTCAAGTATTTCCTTGTGCGGGTAGACCCCAAAAAACGCATGCTCTTCAACCCGCAAGAGTCTATAGACTTCG comes from Thermonema lapsum and encodes:
- the argS gene encoding arginine--tRNA ligase, which translates into the protein MQIKRMNVQAQLEKAIGTAIHELFDTEAAVSLQPTRKEFKGTYTFVTFPLTKTLRRKPEEIAQAIGEWLQNHSPLVRAFNVVKGFLNIELTHEAFVNALQDYSQWLADFPKHTRHSKQEKVVVEYSSPNTNKPLHLGHLRNNFLGYSMAAILEATGYDVHKTQIINDRGIHICKSMLAYQRFGKGETPESSGIKGDHLVGHYYVVFEKHYREQVKALMEQGMSQEEAEKEAPLMKEAQEMLRQWEAGNPQVRALWQKMNQWVLDGFEETYRKIGVRFDSVDYESDTYLLGKDIVEEGLQKGIFYKKEDGSIWVDLTEEGLDHKLLLRGDGTSVYITQDLGTAEKRYQEHHMQRMIYVVGNEQDYHFKVLFSILKRLGRPYADGLFHLSYGMVDLPSGKMKSREGTVVDADDLIAEVIDIARQITEEKLKNNDMLDSFSPEELNKLYEIIGLGALKYFLVRVDPKKRMLFNPQESIDFEGDAAPFIQYTHARICSVLRKAADNAMEAAFPKSYVLSEQEEQLVFTLTQFTDKLEEAARTYAPSVVAQYLYELTRLYNSFYAHHSILKAETKEAAGFRLAISQATAQTICKGMQLLGIEVPERM
- a CDS encoding sodium-dependent transporter, which encodes MSNTTTLNKQESWGSRIGLILAMAGNAVGLGNFLRFPMQAVQNGGGAFIIPYIVCFLLMGIPMLWIEWATGRFGGRYGNHSTPFILDKMTKSNFWKYFGVFGIFTNIGVAAYYCYIESWTMAYVYHSIMQTFSGKTQIEVASFFNSYVDVTYSTTGIPYEAVIFYLVCLALNTYILSRGLSEGIEKVAKIGMPLLLLFGAFLAVRGLTLGDSGAPEGCTDCNAYLGLNFLWEPKFESVLDPKVWLAAAGQIFFTLSVGMGTIQCYASYVKSRDDIALNAMSAGFMNGFVEIVLGASIVIPIAVGYLGLDWVLENAGFSMAFQTMPYLFGQWGPFLATVAGVMWFGLLFFAGITSSLAMGTPWMGFMRDEFNWSREKAAWSFGLVTLIMGLPTVFFFQQGVFDEYDYWAGTVSLVIFALAESLIFAWLFGIRRGWREINLGADIRVPRFYKPILKYVTPLLLLAVFLSALVTPKNNDWEAAFSGNWELDASSIIGKIQHKGVVANQSYFSDVLESEVAGVVYNIGRTKRRNRHLVEIAQQKTFYRSPAGVRLYEGEEAIDQSLLFDSLVVVKAYRIAPEKELLVKVGDKVEVGTPIAKGGFVNNIFYIDMARLLLMGLFIGICVLVYVATKKREREGKTGDEIVDETYPGDDYDVTNY
- a CDS encoding GNAT family N-acetyltransferase, whose product is MEVVSLKTCLTDDLLLHSWQRLCVDTYRATYVPAFPEADIEAYIQRHFHKEQLKQWASDSRYEGWIAHTGGQAAGYVLLRKGIAPNNKFDSRQVCLDKFYVSPDWQGKGIAIRLWQAALFFALKEGYKQLWLITWRNNGRAIRFYEKIGFRTVGTHPFRLGTKTYFDYLMVYEPVTGNGV